A genome region from Pirellulales bacterium includes the following:
- a CDS encoding ATP-binding protein, translated as MTCDTQSAASPFLSADSDLETVLAAWHGATLRLEQTHEALRAEVQRLTDELEIKNRELARQNRLADLGQMASHIAHEVRNNLVPVALYLSVLRRRIAGDPPALAALEKVEHGINSLGATVNDLLNFAADRDPQLASVTLRPLIDEMYALLAPQLAAQSIELVNEVGHDLAMIADREMLRRAVLNVSLNALDAMPDGGRLTVRAWQEPGTATLEISDTGPGLSQEASNRAFEPFYTTKPTGTGLGLAIVYRMAQSHGGQVTMGNVPTGGTAVTLRLPERRR; from the coding sequence ATGACCTGCGACACGCAATCTGCCGCGAGCCCCTTTTTGAGTGCCGATTCCGACCTGGAAACGGTGCTGGCCGCCTGGCACGGCGCCACGCTCCGCCTTGAGCAGACCCACGAGGCGCTGCGGGCAGAAGTTCAACGCCTGACGGATGAGCTGGAGATCAAGAACCGCGAGCTGGCCCGCCAGAACCGCCTGGCCGATCTGGGCCAAATGGCGTCGCACATCGCTCACGAAGTGCGAAACAACCTCGTGCCCGTGGCGCTCTATCTCAGCGTGCTGCGGCGACGTATTGCCGGCGACCCACCGGCATTGGCGGCGCTGGAAAAAGTCGAGCACGGAATCAATTCGCTGGGCGCCACGGTGAACGACCTGCTGAACTTTGCCGCCGATCGCGATCCGCAACTCGCGTCGGTGACACTACGACCGCTGATCGACGAGATGTACGCATTGCTGGCACCGCAGCTCGCGGCACAGTCGATCGAGCTGGTGAACGAAGTCGGCCACGATCTGGCGATGATCGCCGACCGCGAAATGTTGCGCCGGGCGGTGCTGAACGTGTCGTTGAATGCGCTCGATGCGATGCCCGACGGCGGACGGCTCACCGTGCGCGCCTGGCAAGAGCCGGGCACGGCGACGCTGGAAATCTCCGACACGGGACCGGGGCTTTCCCAGGAGGCATCGAACCGGGCGTTTGAACCGTTTTATACAACCAAGCCGACGGGCACGGGTCTGGGGCTGGCGATTGTCTATCGCATGGCCCAATCGCACGGCGGCCAGGTGACGATGGGCAATGTGCCTACGGGAGGCACGGCGGTCACGCTCCGCCTGCCGGAGAGGCGGAGGTGA
- a CDS encoding tetratricopeptide repeat protein, with protein MAKPTPAKPTEARAGRLKSRLLTAGRVASHMAAWAGRNPLQAAIISGIVLLPVLPIVVVQWSLSRHLPKQPVVSGVEAALAALDQGDFSGAAEIAHSFGAEGPMTADELRAKPFLLGVAADHDADRLLGRQQRRLRAVAARYLSEARVLGFFDGREGEGLFLLGKDLYESGQAAESVSVLEQALKSNPERLELHRLLTGAYLDQAEPQYHQALAHNTRYLADEHLSSAQRQQALFQRSRIEFALGDYTACLKSLTEIPDESPLHQQVAVMRALLLEREADSLDEQNAAQDKRLADEKRRSAIQLLEPPTGHRRSSDALAPDAAYLIGRLRLALGEEEAGLSQLQHTAQRWPDTEAGFAAGIAAAQRLGSLGRPSEAVAAYRDALKSLDPETQFKNRWLSLDEVRTCTLDAYQELLRRQQFEPAISLAVDCRPVLGATRALQLEAQAHAQWGRHLLMVAGGGDTPEQMKQLSTGRRRLRQAGILYGRLAEMRLASREYTDDLYDAAEAELAGHDYAAAVTTFRKYLDVEARKRRPRALLALGESLLASGQPAAALEPLKECIEFHQRDAAIYEARLLASQAYLEIAQTGPAEKLLLDNLDGAALSPASTEWRNSLFALGRLLYEAGRYHEAIGRLDEATARYPTAAGADEANYLAAESYRRSALEVQRQEQQEATAEGRLARRREWTQLLETGLARYEKELSAMLVRQEQRPLTRLEQAVLRNCFFARADILFDLGRYQEAIQAYASVTNRYQQRPEVLPAYVQIAACYRRLGQADNARSTLEQAKYALKHLGEDLPFEQTSNYTRQEWGQLFQTLGTL; from the coding sequence ATGGCAAAGCCCACTCCCGCCAAGCCCACCGAAGCACGCGCCGGACGGCTGAAGTCGCGCCTGCTGACCGCCGGGCGCGTGGCGTCGCACATGGCGGCGTGGGCCGGCCGCAACCCACTGCAAGCCGCGATTATCAGCGGCATCGTGCTCCTGCCGGTGCTGCCGATCGTCGTGGTGCAATGGTCGCTCAGCCGTCACTTGCCGAAGCAGCCGGTCGTATCCGGTGTCGAGGCCGCGCTGGCCGCGCTCGACCAGGGCGACTTTTCCGGCGCGGCAGAGATCGCCCATTCCTTCGGCGCCGAAGGGCCGATGACGGCCGACGAGCTCCGCGCAAAACCGTTCCTACTGGGAGTGGCTGCCGATCACGACGCCGACCGTCTGCTCGGCCGGCAGCAGCGCCGCTTGCGCGCGGTCGCCGCCCGTTACTTGAGCGAGGCCCGCGTCTTGGGCTTTTTCGACGGACGGGAAGGCGAAGGCCTTTTCTTATTGGGCAAGGATCTCTACGAAAGCGGCCAGGCAGCCGAGAGCGTCAGCGTGTTGGAGCAAGCGCTCAAGAGCAACCCTGAACGCCTCGAGCTTCATCGGCTGCTCACCGGCGCCTACCTCGATCAGGCCGAACCCCAATATCACCAGGCGCTGGCCCACAACACCCGCTACCTGGCCGATGAACACCTTTCCTCGGCCCAGCGACAGCAGGCGCTGTTCCAGCGCAGCCGAATTGAGTTTGCCCTGGGCGATTACACCGCTTGCCTCAAGTCGCTCACGGAAATCCCCGACGAGTCTCCGTTGCACCAGCAGGTGGCCGTCATGCGGGCCTTGCTGTTGGAACGGGAAGCCGACTCGCTAGACGAACAAAACGCCGCGCAAGACAAGCGCCTGGCCGATGAAAAGCGCCGCTCAGCAATTCAATTGCTGGAACCGCCGACGGGGCATCGTCGTTCGTCCGACGCATTGGCGCCCGATGCGGCCTATCTGATCGGCCGCCTGCGTCTGGCGCTCGGCGAAGAGGAGGCGGGCCTTTCGCAATTGCAACACACCGCGCAGCGCTGGCCCGACACCGAGGCCGGCTTCGCCGCCGGCATTGCCGCGGCCCAACGGCTAGGTTCATTAGGACGCCCGAGCGAGGCGGTCGCGGCCTACCGCGACGCGCTGAAATCGCTCGATCCCGAAACGCAGTTCAAAAACCGCTGGCTCTCGCTCGATGAAGTGCGCACGTGTACGCTCGACGCCTACCAAGAATTGTTGCGCCGACAGCAGTTTGAGCCGGCGATCAGCCTGGCGGTCGATTGCCGGCCGGTGCTGGGGGCGACGAGAGCGCTGCAACTTGAGGCCCAAGCGCACGCACAATGGGGCCGGCACCTGTTGATGGTGGCCGGAGGCGGCGATACTCCAGAGCAGATGAAGCAGCTTTCCACGGGCCGCCGACGCTTGCGGCAAGCCGGCATCCTCTATGGCCGTCTGGCCGAAATGCGGCTGGCCTCGCGCGAGTATACCGACGACCTCTACGACGCGGCCGAAGCCGAGTTGGCCGGTCACGACTACGCGGCCGCGGTGACCACGTTCCGAAAGTACCTGGACGTCGAAGCACGCAAGCGGCGCCCACGGGCGTTGCTGGCACTAGGGGAATCGTTGTTGGCCTCCGGACAGCCGGCCGCTGCGCTGGAGCCGCTCAAAGAGTGCATCGAGTTTCACCAACGCGACGCGGCGATCTACGAAGCCCGCTTGCTGGCCTCTCAGGCCTATCTCGAAATCGCTCAGACCGGTCCGGCCGAGAAGTTATTGCTCGACAACCTGGACGGCGCCGCGCTCAGTCCGGCCAGCACCGAGTGGCGCAATTCGCTGTTCGCGCTCGGCCGGCTGTTGTATGAGGCGGGCCGATACCACGAAGCCATCGGACGGCTCGACGAGGCGACGGCCCGCTATCCGACCGCTGCCGGCGCCGACGAGGCCAATTATCTGGCGGCCGAAAGCTATCGCCGCAGTGCTCTGGAAGTGCAAAGGCAGGAGCAGCAGGAAGCCACCGCGGAAGGCCGGCTGGCCCGTCGCCGCGAATGGACGCAATTGTTGGAAACCGGCCTGGCGCGCTACGAGAAGGAGTTGAGCGCCATGCTGGTTCGCCAAGAACAGCGGCCTTTGACGCGGCTGGAACAAGCGGTCCTGCGGAACTGCTTTTTCGCACGGGCGGACATCCTATTCGATCTCGGCCGCTACCAGGAAGCGATTCAGGCTTATGCCAGCGTCACAAACCGCTATCAGCAGCGTCCCGAAGTATTGCCGGCCTACGTGCAAATCGCCGCCTGCTATCGCCGCTTGGGACAGGCCGACAACGCCCGCAGCACCTTGGAGCAAGCCAAATATGCCCTGAAGCATCTGGGCGAGGATCTTCCCTTCGAGCAAACATCGAATTATACGCGGCAGGAATGGGGACAGTTGTTTCAAACGCTGGGCACGCTATGA